From a single Stigmatopora argus isolate UIUO_Sarg chromosome 4, RoL_Sarg_1.0, whole genome shotgun sequence genomic region:
- the flcn gene encoding folliculin isoform X1 yields the protein MNALVALCHFCELHGPRTLFCTEALHPPSPSPSSQAGVAVSGDGDVDRDGEGLTMRANSSASQRGEMCEGCRSLPASHPGFMSIDDETGIRFLSHQHPREPQLFSVVRQACVRSLSCEVTVHVPLSGGPPKPNSGVQSPFINGFIFILISIRQVCPGREGPIFFGDEQYGFVFSHTFFIKDSLARGFQRWYSIVMVAMDRIYLINSWPFLLRHLRLTIHSLQSTALKVFENEQGICPQRAVRMNSVFSPAIFPHQRSGNAARSLTSLTKHPNLWSSLHSSFSWLLKACGSRLTEKLLEGAPTEDTLVLIERQTEQEEEMSCWEGAEGGISKPRGHQFDSELASEDQPPGPRFRSLRHLRQVLGAAEFRQVAWHVLMGNQVIWRGADAWLIQSAFTVLKSLLPVGCLRSVPYSAHYEEAYKCNFLGLSPDVAIPAHVSSSEFSVLVDVSGETGRHSPPTQDNISSFYQFYISSANTQPTDKGPTLLNKLEVALSNENLSVDVVSHCLLCLKEEWMNKVKVLFKFSKVDGRGREDTQKVLALLGTTGAGEEDNVRLLKFWMTGLSKTYKSHLMSAVRGGERSPSQ from the exons ATGAACGCTTTGGTGGCTCTCTGTCATTTCTGTGAGCTTCATGGACCCAGGACACTGTTCTGCACGGAGGCTTTGCACCCTCCTTCCCCGTCGCCTTCGTCCCAGGCGGGCGTCGCGGTGTCCGGGGACGGCGACGTTGATCGGGACGGCGAAGGACTCACGATGAGGGCCAACAGTTCGGCGAGCCAGAGAGGAGAAATGTGTGAG GGGTGCCGCTCCCTACCCGCATCCCACCCGGGTTTCATGAGCATCGACGACGAGACGGGCATTCGCTTCCTGAGCCATCAACATCCCAGAGAACCTCAGCTCTTCAGCGTCGTCCGCCAAGCTTGCGTACGCAGTCTTAGCTGTGAGGTAACTGTCCATGTACCGCTGTCCGGCGGACCCCCCAAACCTAACTCGGGGGTCCAGTCGCcttttataaatggtttcataTTCATCCTGATTTCTATTCGCCAGGTGTGCCCCGGGCGCGAAGGCCCAATTTTCTTTGGGGACGAACAATACGGTTTTGTGTTCTCGCACACCTTCTTCATCAAGGATAGCCTGGCAAGAGGCTTTCAGCGTTGGTACAGCATTGTCATGGTGGCCATGGACCGGATCTACCTCATTAATTCCTGGCCGTTTCTGTTACGACATCTTAGATTGACCATACACAGTCTACAAAGCACGGCTCTGAAG GTGTTTGAAAACGAGCAAGGCATTTGCCCCCAGCGTGCAGTGAGGATGAACAGCGTCTTCTCGCCCGCCATTTTTCCGCACCAAAGAAGCGGCAATGCGGCGCGCTCCCTGACGTCGCTGACAAAGCATCCCAATCTGTGGTCCAGCCTGCACTCCTCGTTCAGCTG GCTGCTGAAGGCTTGCGGTAGTCGTCTGACGGAGAAGTTGCTGGAAGGGGCCCCCACCGAAGACACGTTGGTGCTCATTGAGAGACAGACAG AACAAGAGGAGGAAATGAGCTGCTGGGAAGGAGCCGAAGGAGGCATTTCCAAACCACGGGGGCACCAATTTGACAGCGAACTGGCTTCAGAAGACCAGCCCCCCGGGCCCAGGTTCAGGTCATTACGCCATTTGAGACAG GTCCTCGGAGCCGCTGAGTTCCGCCAGGTGGCGTGGCATGTGCTCATGGGAAATCAGGTCATCTGGAGGGGAGCGGACGCCTGGCTCATCCAGTCTGCTTTCACAGTACTCAAG TCATTGCTCCCGGTAGGCTGTTTGCGTTCAGTTCCCTACAGTGCTCACTACGAAGAAGCCTACAAGTGTAACTTCTTGGGTCTGAGCCCAGATGTGGCCATTCCAGCACACGTCAGTTCTTCAG AGTTTTCAGTGCTTGTGGATGTCAGCGGAGAAACGGGCCGTCACAGCCCGCCGACACAAGacaatatttcttcattttatcaGTTCTACATCAGCAGTGCCAACACACAACCCACAGATAAAG GACCGACGTTACTGAACAAACTGGAGGTGGCGCTGTCCAACGAGAACTTGTCGGTGGACGTGGTTTCTCACTGTCTGCTGTGTTTGAAGGAGGAGTGGATGAA CAAGGTCAAAGTACTATTTAAATTCTCCAAAGTAGACGGGCGAGGCAGGGAGGACACGCAGAAGGTCCTGGCCCTGCTCGGCACCACGGGAGCCGGCGAGGAGGACAACGTGAGGCTGCTCAAGTTTTGGATGACAGGGCTGAGTAAAACCTACAAGAGCCATCTGATGAGCGCTGTCAGGGGAGGGGAGAGGAGCCCCAGCCAGTGA
- the leng9 gene encoding leukocyte receptor cluster member 9, whose translation MASENCGFSSEMMNADVDTEVDQTDAKEVDVCPFFLEGKCRFGVRCRLSHRSSQVTCQVPSNSSVDPAIGIGDALIPDHDEEQVRKKQKKKKAKKYKAGKPKENEGDDVNKKPRMRTADDIISRILWDPSVDASEFIVGYVDRFLGVLDRPFSDFNWDLNPYDCDYTTDLAIPRHRIQYFSHRGHRVWDRHSRTDRVFGSTGQSLAPPFGREEKVEAKEQAPAVTGQRMEPSHGENAHLEQEEHDGRSAGGSESAQACQAPACFAEEAPNSTKTSADKEAPNVEDGDTNENLAKADESLEGLKHLNLSESPEQGENFPGWRRKKRPTHFITFRANTPAILTCFQQLQDEVSALLPSSAPHWQTSSSLHVTMCLLVLRTPSEVEEAVEILERFARFDRNPPVTLGFPVKLKHFNGRVLYLSPQPQIQLQMLNEGLQEAYWSRGFLHRDSYSPRYHLTLAKVWGDDGGERIFYHVGSLKVGKGLNFGRLPVNTLHLCVIGEDGVDGFYKIVSSVTLR comes from the exons ATGGCGTCAGAAAACTGTGGATTTTCTTCAGAAATGATGAATGCAGATGTTGATACAGAAGTTGACCAAACAG ATGCGAAAGAGGTCGACGTGTGCCCGTTCTTCCTAGAGGGAAAATGTCGCTTTGGCGTCAGATGTCGTTTGTCTCACAGGTCCAGCCAGGTGACCTGTCAAGTACCCAGCAACAGCTCTGT GGATCCAGCTATCGGCATTGGGGACGCTCTTATTCCTGATCACGATGAAGAACAGGttcgaaaaaaacaaaagaagaagaaagccaAGAAGTACAAAGCTGGCAAACCTAAAGAAAATGAGGGAGACG ATGTCAACAAAAAGCCTCGCATGCGAACAGCCGACGACATCATCTCTCGGATCCTCTGGGACCCCTCGGTGGACGCCTCCGAATTTATAGTGGGCTACGTGGACCGTTTCCTGGGCGTGCTGGATCGCCCCTTCTCCGACTTCAACTGGGACCTCAACCCGTACGACTGCGACTACACCACTGATCTGGCAATCCCCCGACACCGCATCCAGTACTTCAGCCACAGAGGGCACCGCGTGTGGGACCGCCACAGCAGGACCGACAGGGTGTTTGGCTCCACTGGTCAATCTCTGGCTCCCCCCTTTGGAAGGGAGGAGAAAGTAGAAG CTAAAGAGCAAGCCCCTGCTGTTACCGGGCAGAGAATGGAGCCAAGTCATGGTGAGAACGCACATCTGGAGCAAGAAGAGCACGACGGAAGGAGCGCTGGCGGTTCTGAGTCAGCGCAAGCGTGTCAGGCCCCGGCATGTTTTGCGGAGGAGGCGCCGAATAG cACCAAGACATCCGCGGACAAAGAAGCACCCAATGTAGAAGATGGAGACACCAATGAAAATTTGGCAAAAGCGGACGAGAGTTTAGAAGGATTGAAGCATTTG AATCTTTCAGAATCTCCCGAACAAGGAGAGAACTTCCCAGGCTGGCGGCGTAAAAAGAGACCCACGCACTTCATCACCTTCCGGGCCAACACCCCCGCCATCCTCACCTGTTTCCAGCAACTCCAGGACGAGGTTAGCGCCCTCCTCCCGTCGTCCGCCCCTCACTGGCAAACCTCCAGCAGCCTGCACGTCACCATGTGCCTCCTGGTTCTTCGGACCCCGTCCGAagtggaggaggcggtggaaatCCTCGAACGCTTCGCCCGGTTCGATCGCAATCCCCCGGTGACTCTGGGCTTCCCCGTGAAGTTGAAGCATTTCAACGGCAGGGTGCTGTACCTCAGCCCGCAGCCTCAAATCCAGCTCCAGATGCTCAACGAGGGCCTGCAGGAGGCCTACTGGAGTCGGGGTTTCCTCCACAGGGACTCCTACAGCCCACGGTACCATCTCACCCTGGCCAAGGTCTGGGGCGACGACGGCGGCGAACGAATCTTTTACCACGTGGGCTCCCTGAAGGTGGGCAAAGGTTTAAATTTCGGACGTTTGCCCGTCAACACGTTGCATCTTTGCGTCATCGGGGAGGATGGCGTGGACGGTTTTTACAAGATTGTAAGTTCGGTAACTCTTAGATAA
- the flcn gene encoding folliculin isoform X2 has protein sequence MNALVALCHFCELHGPRTLFCTEALHPPSPSPSSQAGVAVSGDGDVDRDGEGLTMRANSSASQRGEMCEGCRSLPASHPGFMSIDDETGIRFLSHQHPREPQLFSVVRQACVRSLSCEVCPGREGPIFFGDEQYGFVFSHTFFIKDSLARGFQRWYSIVMVAMDRIYLINSWPFLLRHLRLTIHSLQSTALKVFENEQGICPQRAVRMNSVFSPAIFPHQRSGNAARSLTSLTKHPNLWSSLHSSFSWLLKACGSRLTEKLLEGAPTEDTLVLIERQTEQEEEMSCWEGAEGGISKPRGHQFDSELASEDQPPGPRFRSLRHLRQVLGAAEFRQVAWHVLMGNQVIWRGADAWLIQSAFTVLKSLLPVGCLRSVPYSAHYEEAYKCNFLGLSPDVAIPAHVSSSEFSVLVDVSGETGRHSPPTQDNISSFYQFYISSANTQPTDKGPTLLNKLEVALSNENLSVDVVSHCLLCLKEEWMNKVKVLFKFSKVDGRGREDTQKVLALLGTTGAGEEDNVRLLKFWMTGLSKTYKSHLMSAVRGGERSPSQ, from the exons ATGAACGCTTTGGTGGCTCTCTGTCATTTCTGTGAGCTTCATGGACCCAGGACACTGTTCTGCACGGAGGCTTTGCACCCTCCTTCCCCGTCGCCTTCGTCCCAGGCGGGCGTCGCGGTGTCCGGGGACGGCGACGTTGATCGGGACGGCGAAGGACTCACGATGAGGGCCAACAGTTCGGCGAGCCAGAGAGGAGAAATGTGTGAG GGGTGCCGCTCCCTACCCGCATCCCACCCGGGTTTCATGAGCATCGACGACGAGACGGGCATTCGCTTCCTGAGCCATCAACATCCCAGAGAACCTCAGCTCTTCAGCGTCGTCCGCCAAGCTTGCGTACGCAGTCTTAGCTGTGAG GTGTGCCCCGGGCGCGAAGGCCCAATTTTCTTTGGGGACGAACAATACGGTTTTGTGTTCTCGCACACCTTCTTCATCAAGGATAGCCTGGCAAGAGGCTTTCAGCGTTGGTACAGCATTGTCATGGTGGCCATGGACCGGATCTACCTCATTAATTCCTGGCCGTTTCTGTTACGACATCTTAGATTGACCATACACAGTCTACAAAGCACGGCTCTGAAG GTGTTTGAAAACGAGCAAGGCATTTGCCCCCAGCGTGCAGTGAGGATGAACAGCGTCTTCTCGCCCGCCATTTTTCCGCACCAAAGAAGCGGCAATGCGGCGCGCTCCCTGACGTCGCTGACAAAGCATCCCAATCTGTGGTCCAGCCTGCACTCCTCGTTCAGCTG GCTGCTGAAGGCTTGCGGTAGTCGTCTGACGGAGAAGTTGCTGGAAGGGGCCCCCACCGAAGACACGTTGGTGCTCATTGAGAGACAGACAG AACAAGAGGAGGAAATGAGCTGCTGGGAAGGAGCCGAAGGAGGCATTTCCAAACCACGGGGGCACCAATTTGACAGCGAACTGGCTTCAGAAGACCAGCCCCCCGGGCCCAGGTTCAGGTCATTACGCCATTTGAGACAG GTCCTCGGAGCCGCTGAGTTCCGCCAGGTGGCGTGGCATGTGCTCATGGGAAATCAGGTCATCTGGAGGGGAGCGGACGCCTGGCTCATCCAGTCTGCTTTCACAGTACTCAAG TCATTGCTCCCGGTAGGCTGTTTGCGTTCAGTTCCCTACAGTGCTCACTACGAAGAAGCCTACAAGTGTAACTTCTTGGGTCTGAGCCCAGATGTGGCCATTCCAGCACACGTCAGTTCTTCAG AGTTTTCAGTGCTTGTGGATGTCAGCGGAGAAACGGGCCGTCACAGCCCGCCGACACAAGacaatatttcttcattttatcaGTTCTACATCAGCAGTGCCAACACACAACCCACAGATAAAG GACCGACGTTACTGAACAAACTGGAGGTGGCGCTGTCCAACGAGAACTTGTCGGTGGACGTGGTTTCTCACTGTCTGCTGTGTTTGAAGGAGGAGTGGATGAA CAAGGTCAAAGTACTATTTAAATTCTCCAAAGTAGACGGGCGAGGCAGGGAGGACACGCAGAAGGTCCTGGCCCTGCTCGGCACCACGGGAGCCGGCGAGGAGGACAACGTGAGGCTGCTCAAGTTTTGGATGACAGGGCTGAGTAAAACCTACAAGAGCCATCTGATGAGCGCTGTCAGGGGAGGGGAGAGGAGCCCCAGCCAGTGA